A genomic window from Fusarium keratoplasticum isolate Fu6.1 chromosome 15, whole genome shotgun sequence includes:
- a CDS encoding Ornithine aminotransferase, producing MSDTSLKLSANASRLLELERKYCAGGFEPSPLFLERVQGCKLWDCDGKEYIDFIGMFSATNMGHGHPYMKKKMLEQLEKAHLLNICAHNAGWGPFGEMMCKRFGYDKITTATSGTESADVACKIARKHGLVRRKIPADKLKILGVGSSYHGLGMGIWGLMDRSAQRSSYGLDGTSVLNFNPTTNRALEYLDLEAMRACLEEHHQTVAAVIMECLHGTSRSNEVRQGAGKTGKLLSFHHCGDDMKPDIVTMGKSITGGWYPQTFILGTKDAMSLVGSNECGYTFSHTPPALVAATSALEVIDNENLLERATQIGAKWRAIVSSWNHPKIDYISSIGADSNMFFHDLHGQRVAVLCMFKGLFVNATPGKKAIRLSFAMTMTDEELEKGAAILKEALDTIDTFGYIPGEVFSQD from the exons ATGTCCGATACCAGCCTGAAGCTGTCAGCCAACGCCTCACGcctcttggagctggagcgcAAGTATTGCGCTGGAGGGTTCGAACCTTCGCCACTATTCCTGGAAAGAGTACAGGGATGCAAACTATGG GATTGCGATGGCAAAGAATACATCGATTTCATCGGCATGTTTAGTGCAACGAACATGGGCCATGGCCATCCCtacatgaagaagaagatgttgGAGCAGCTAGAAAAGGCGCACTTGCTGAACATCTGTGCCCACAACGCGGGCTGGGGCCCTTTTGGCGAAATGATGTGCAAGCGATTTGGCTACGACAAGATCACCACCGCAACTTCAGGAACCGAATCGGCAGACGTCGCCTGTAAGATTGCTCGCAAGCACGGCCTCGTCCGTCGAAAGATCCCTGCCGACAAACTCAAGATTCTAGGTGTAGGATCTTCCTATCACGGCCTAGGCATGGGCATCTGGGGATTGATGGATCGCTCTGCGCAACGGTCCAGTTACGGCCTAGACGGGACAAGCGTTCTTAACTTTAACCCTACGACCAACAGGGCATTGGAGTATCTTGACCTGGAGGCCATGCGTGCTTGTCTCGAAGAGCATCACCAAACGGTGGCAGCTGTCATTATGGAATGTCTGCACGGAACCTCACGCTCGA ATGAGGTCCGGCAAGGAGCAGGAAAGACTGGGAAACTACTGTCATTCCATCACTGCGGCGATGACATGAAGCCCGACATCGTCACCATGGGCAAGTCCATCACAGGCGGATGGTACCCACAAaccttcatcctcggcacAAAGGATGCCATGTCCCTCGTCGGCTCAAACGAGTGTGGTTACACCTTTAGCCACACGCCCCCAGCACTTGTAGCGGCGACTTCCGCTCTTGAAGTCATAGATAACGAGAACCTCTTGGAGCGCGCGACACAAATCGGGGCAAAGTGGCGAGCTATAGTCAGCAGCTGGAATCACCCCAAGATCGACTACATCTCCAGCATTGGCGCAGACTCCAACATGTTCTTTCACGATCTCCATGGGCAGCGTGTGGCGGTGCTCTGCATGTTCAAGGGCCTCTTTGTAAATGCTACGCCGGGGAAGAAGGCCATTCGTCTTAGTTTTGCCATGACAATGACGGACGAGGAACTCGAGAAGGGCGCTGCGATACTGAAAGAAGCGTTGGACACAATCGACACCTTTGGCTATATCCCTGGTGAGGTCTTTAGCCAAGACTAG
- a CDS encoding Zn(2)-C6 fungal-type domain-containing protein: MKCKILRGSSPSGPLSRRSMRQSRQTMAAHPPRTLRAKQDSLKVTPDASAEPSGRQDEASHLDLMNGTTPSNGEIEPSITREAESLPMLDGPVSDENTVSALAVVTSESLPYSEPSHGQLRTWHSLPLDSRSGLDAQDLLGLHLSPPADLSPSALIGFDLDFLGPNNMEIENLRENGSMETINTDQVTHGTHHLDGDVLQDGFALTEEDRPELPTSENANSRASLSAQPTQGPQLDSFDFNSLLLQHFFNVLAPNFCPAHPHHNPYTTVYGTLAFVFRPLRNAVLKAAALHLHHSGQLTLDLSTRFHDHATASAKGAGSTALQGVPKAATIMLSILCEIIGSSSRGWVSKLIQARELLAGSNFHDEHAPELQFLRLHFNWMVAISWSMRSSVVPSGEMLQLKFIAEGENSQPKNRLSRDQVDWFCNLPDYRLSAIFWDATRLSRRLYNEVAQNSHISQQLMPDVADLIHRINIYYPGSSDATSSHSSYSNMVNSGWRNGILCYIYSDICLLPSSDARIQGCVQFGSEALEKLPWIQHVIWPAVMTGVHALSEAHRSIYTTGFAAMSFNLHFLQGLSILDFLGKVWAELDAHHPETACWRSVLHETGIQLNVFL, from the exons ATGAAGTGCAAGATACTAAGGGGCTCGTCACCTTCCGGCCCGCTCTCCCGTCGTTCGATGAGACAATCCCGCCAGACGATGGCCGCACACCCCCCGAGGACGCTTCGAGCAAAACAGGATAGCCTCAAGGTCACACCTGATGCTTCCGCAGAGCCGTCTGGCAGGCAAGACGAGGCCTCACATCTCGACCTAATGAATGGGACGACGCCCAGTAACGGAGAAATCGAACCATCGATAACACGAGAAGCGGAGAGTCTCCCGATGTTGGATGGGCCCGTCTCCGATGAAAACACCGTTTCGGCTCTTGCGGTCGTTACTTCGGAAAGCCTGCCTTATTCCGAGCCCAGTCACGGGCAGCTCCGGACCTGGCACAGCCTTCCCCTAGATTCGCGGTCTGGGTTAGACGCTCAAGATCTTCTTGGGCTACACTTGAGTCCTCCTGCGGATTTAAGCCCATCCGCCCTTATCGGCTTTGACTTGGATTTTCTCGGCCCCAATAATATGGAGATAGAAAACCTAAGAGAAAATGGCAGTATGGAGACCATCAACACGGATCAGGTCACCCATGGTACCCATCACTTGGACGGGGATGTCCTCCAGGACGGCTTCGCTCTTACAGAGGAGGACCGGCCAGAACTCCCTACCTCGGAAAATGCGAACTCCCGGGCCTCTCTCTCCGCACAGCCAACACAAGGCCCGCAGCTAGACAGTTTTGACTTTAAttcgcttctcctccagcacT TTTTCAACGTGCTCGCTCCCAACTTCTGCCCGGCACACCCACATCACAATCCCTACACAACAGTCTACGGCACGTTGGCATTCGTCTTTAGGCCCCTCCGCAACGCAGTCCTAAAAGCAGCTGCCCTCCACCTACACCACTCGGGCCAGCTCACGCTTGACCTGTCAACACGATTTCACGACCACGCTACAGCATCAGCAAAAGGCGCCGGATCTACAGCCCTGCAGGGGGTTCCCAAGGCTGCAACGATTATGCTATCAATTCTTTGTGAG ATCATAGGATCGAGCTCGAGGGGCTGGGTCTCAAAATTGATACAAGCTCGCGAGCTTTTGGCTGGGTCGAACTTCCATGACGAGCATGCTCCCGAGCTGCAATTTCTTCGACTGCACTTCAACTGGATGGTCGCAATCAGCTGGAGCATGCGGAGTTCGGTGGTTCCTAGTGGAGAGATGCTGCAGCTTAAATTCATCGCTGAAGGCGAGAATTCACA ACCGAAAAATAGACTGTCCCGTGACCAGGTTGACTGGTTTTGTAACCTGCCCGATTATCGACTGTCTGCCATCTTCTGGGACGCCACTCGCCTATCCCGAAGACTATACAACGAAGTGGCACAGAATTCTCACATATCTCAGCAGCTCATGCCAGATGTGGCCGACTTGATCCATCGCATAAACATATACTACCCAGGCTCATCCGATGCCACTAGCTCTCACTCCTCTTATTCGAACATGGTCAACAGTGGTTGGCGCAATGGTATCTTGTGCTACATCTACTCAGACATCTGTCTGTTGCCATCCAGCGATGCTCGCATACAAGGGTGTGTGCAGTTCGGTTCCGAAGCCCTCGAGAAACTCCCGTGGATCCAGCATGTCATATGGCCTGCAGTCATGACAGGTGTTCATGCCTTGTCAGAGGCCCATCGCAGTATTTACACGACAGGATTTGCTGCCATGAGTTTTAACCTACATTTTCTTCAAGGCCTCTCGATCCTAGACTTCTTGGGAAAGGTGTGGGCGGAGCTCGACGCCCACCATCCGGAAACTGCTTGTTGGAGGAGTGTTTTACACGAGACAGGAATACAGCTCAACGTATTCTTGTGA
- a CDS encoding Choline transport protein, translating to MSEKVEKAGDLSRKSSQEPRAGEVVCGEVQLARHLGSWEIICIAWNVINVFGGLSYIFVVGFSAGGLSIIFYGFLGSTACTLCTMSVLAECASLFPTAGGAYHFSTFLCPEKYRRYVGYPIGWLNYLGWVFTVAACSAIQTGLTFSRVIMCDPTYVVSGRWQYFLVYVAWAVVAWVVNLFFLRGFHVVENLGCIISMLGFVGFTLTLLARAPKADASFVFTTVNNETGYSSSAMAVAIGLYNCVVVWVSLDAVCHLAEEVPQPTRIIPKTLYIIVATQLTVGVVWILTVVPIIELIRLALKSDTAAITFNVMLLVNFFAALTGCLTSASRQGYALARDGGLFFKKSLVKISTRSQIPSRSVDTCFGLTVLIGLVVIYTLTVVVLVMFPGVHPITASNFNYNILLAGIFAILCVVVWLIDGRKSYKPPSFTEFIENIATDTTEFLSGGKQETSPEESGEVEALDG from the exons ATGAGTGAAAAAGTCGAAAAGGCGGGCGACCTGTCTCGCAAGTCTTCCCAAGAGCCACGGGCAGGTGAAGTTGTCTGTGGTGAGGTTCAACTTGCCAGGCACCTGGGTTCTTGGGAAATCATCTGCATTGCCTGGAACGTCATCAACGTTTTTGGTGGCCTGTCCTACATTTTCGTCGTTGGCTTCTCCGCTGGAGGCCTGTCAATAATCTTCTATGGATT CCTTGGATCGACAGCGTGTACCCTTTGCACAATGTCTGTTCTTGCTGAATGCGCGTCCCTGTTCCCTACTGCCGGTGGTGCCTATCACTTTTCAACCTTCTTATGCCCAGAGAAGTACCGAAGATATGTAGGCTACCCAATCGGTTGGTTGAACTATCTCGGCTGGGTTTTCACAGTTGCCGCTTGTTCTGCTATTCAGACGGGCCTTACCTTCTCTCGGGTCATCATGTGTGACCCAACATATGTAGTGTCGGGTCGGTGGCAATACTTTCTGGTCTACGTTGCTTGGGCAGTGGTGGCCTGGGTGGTCAACCTCTTTTTCCTCAGAGGGTTTCATGTTGTGGAGAACCTCGGAT GTATTATTAGCATGTTGGGTTTCGTTGGCTTTACCCTCACTCTCCTTGCTCGTGCACCCAAGGCCGATGCATCCTTCGTCTTCACTACGGTAAATAATGAGACTGG GTACTCTTCGTCTGCAATGGCCGTGGCTATTGGTCTGTACAACTGCGTAGTTGTCTGGGtcagccttgatgccgtGTGCCATCTGGCCGAGGAGGTTCCTCAACCCACCCGAATCATTCCCAAGACTCTCTACATTATCGTGGCAACACAGCTCACAGTCGGTGTCGTTTGGATCCTCACAGT GGTTCCCATCATTGAGCTTATTCGTTTAGCTCTGAAGAGTGACACAGCCGCAATCACGTTCAACGTGATGCTGTTGGTCAATTTCTTTGCAGCCCTTACTGGATGCTTGACATCTGCATCTCGGCAAGGCTATGCGTTGGCCCGTGATGGCGGGCTCTTCTTCAAAAAGAG TCTTGTCAAAATTTCGACGCGATCCCAAATCCCATCTCGTTCCGTGGACACGTGCTTCGGGCTTACTGTTCTTATTGGCCTGGT CGTCATCTATACGCTTACAGTGGTAGTCTTGGTCATG TTCCCAGGTGTCCATCCCATCACGGCAAGCAACTTCAACTACAACATCTTGTTGGCGGGTATTTTCGCAATCCTATGCGTGGTTGTATGGCTCATCGATGGGAGAAAGTCCTACAAGCCACCCTCGTTCACTGAGTTTATCGAAAATATTGCAACTGACACGACTGAGTTTCTGAGTGGGGGCAAGCAGGAAACAAGCCCGGAAGAGTCCGGAGAAGTCGAAGCGTTGGATGGCTAA